From one Pedobacter faecalis genomic stretch:
- a CDS encoding HmuY family protein — protein MKFNHYTLLSSVLLLFCLNACKDDDVAPEKPAPEPEPKEVIVNEWVTIDKKKIVNVKDLKIESSRRTFVYFSLEGMKIIDAEKVKTNEWDIAFTLANAANIYANTGQTTNTDAPYYQGAGRAVIAFVTQNFDDVTAPPADDQFDQTGKLAFGIRSSGAPEEPFFWANYMYDEKGFATHSVPYPNKTLIIKLTDGRYAKLQYQSNYKGGLTNPTAADHIADKLGYCSFRYFISKAGSKDLTTK, from the coding sequence ATGAAATTTAACCACTACACCCTGCTATCATCTGTACTATTGTTATTTTGCCTGAACGCGTGTAAAGACGACGACGTGGCGCCTGAAAAGCCTGCCCCCGAACCTGAGCCTAAAGAGGTTATTGTGAACGAATGGGTAACGATCGACAAAAAGAAGATCGTTAACGTGAAGGATCTTAAAATAGAAAGCAGCAGAAGGACTTTTGTGTATTTCTCGCTGGAGGGGATGAAGATCATCGATGCGGAAAAGGTGAAGACCAATGAATGGGACATCGCATTCACGCTTGCAAACGCAGCGAACATTTATGCGAACACAGGACAGACAACCAACACGGATGCACCATATTATCAGGGTGCTGGCCGGGCAGTTATTGCTTTTGTAACGCAAAATTTCGATGATGTTACGGCACCTCCGGCCGACGATCAGTTTGACCAGACCGGTAAGCTTGCTTTTGGTATACGAAGCTCGGGAGCGCCGGAAGAGCCTTTCTTTTGGGCCAATTATATGTACGATGAAAAAGGCTTTGCTACGCATAGTGTGCCTTATCCTAACAAGACCCTGATCATTAAATTGACGGATGGACGCTATGCTAAACTTCAGTATCAGAGTAATTATAAAGGGGGACTGACCAATCCGACTGCTGCTGATCATATTGCCGACAAGCTGGGGTATTGTTCGTTCAGGTACTTCA